CTTCATATGTGATGAAGACCTCCCACCAGATTTCGGAATTTTCTTCCTTCAGATGAGATAATAGCCCCGGAGACAATTAAAAGATACACATTACTGTCGGGAAATGATCAAATAAAATTAAGCAGATGCACAATATTAGCAATCAGAAAAAACAGCTGCACCCGGCTCATCAAAATTCCGGATACAAATTTTTTGGAATTCAGATAATTAATTATCTGATTTTCAAAAACTAAAAAAATATTTTTTAGGGTTTTATACCAGATGGAAGAGTGGATGTGTATCCACCTGTGGCTCAAGGCCAAACTCCTTGGCTGCCTCAGCAAGTACGATATCTGAGAATGCGATTGCAGTGGATGCACCTTCACAGTTCTCGATAGGTCCGTACATGATAAGATCTGCACCAAGGGTTGCAGCCATAATGTTACAGCCAATGTCAGGTGCTGCCCATGCAGTCTGCCTGATACCCTCGAATCCGCCAAAGTGGTGGTGTGACATCTGTTCCATAAGAAGATCTTTGCCGACATACTGCTCAGCAAGAACATTCTTTCTCCAGCGCTTAAGCCATGTCCATGACACTGTCATGTTGTGGTATGCACCGCCGGTTGGGAGACCATGGATTGCCTTGCATGCAAGAATCTCACGGAATGAACCGCCTGAACCAATACCGAGCGGTGTTGCTGCGGTATCAAGAATAGGGCGTGTAATTCCGCACTCTTCTGCAATCTGAAGCATGGATTTTTCCTGACCTGCAACGCCACCCTCTGCAAGTACTGCCTCACGTCCCCTGACGGTTGGGTCACCAGGGTTGAATGCAAGAACAATAGCTGCATTGACATCACTGTTCTTTAAAGCCTCGATATTCTCAGGGCCGATTGAACCGTTGATGGAGTTGTAGATTGCACGGTCTGCAAGACCGACTTCTGTTACATACTCACATGCATGTGCAAGTGCCGGAGGATTTGAAGAATCCATTAAGAACGCGGTCTTGTTGTCAACTGAATCAAACCAGCTGAAATAGCTCTCAAATGCTTCCGATGTCTCAGAGATGATCTGGATAAAGTGTGGAACTCCTGTAATATCAGAGAGTTCAAGACACCTGTTCCAGAGAGCCTCTGCACGATCCTTGTCAATTATTCCCTTCTCATCATCAATAACTGTCTCGTGCTTGTTATAAAAGATGGAAGCGCCGAGCACCCTCGGATATTCTCCGGGCTGCCCGCCGATCTTGGTACCATTAAAGTCGTGTACCGTCTGCTCTTTCTCGAATTTGAACATTTTTGTCACTCCTCCTTATATCATTGCCATAAGTTTCGGGAGTAATACCAGCAACATCATGAATACAATCAAACCTGCGACAAGACCGTAGAGGATACCGATATCCCTTCCGACTTTACGGCCTACACGCTGTGCAATTTCCGCGTCTGCGAACTCAAGCCTCTTCTCAATCTCATTGAGGCGTGATTCGACTTCAAGGAACTGTGGATTTGCGGTTGCAGCAAGTGCACCGTCTCCGCCGGCACCATCCTCTTTGACCTCGATAACTATCGGGTCGCCGTCGAATGCGCCAGGATCTCTTCCTTTCAGCTCTTCAATTTTTGCTTTGATTGTACCCATGTCCTCAGATTCCATGATGTCGACTATCTCGACCTGCTCACGGAAACGCTGGACCCCTTCATCAGTAAGGTTCTCGATGAACGGGATAGCTCCCTTTGCACCGACAATCTTTCCGCCTTCAAGACCATTTGCGTGAAGCGCAATAAGGCACTGGCCGGAAAGGTGACCCTTAACCTCAGTTCCACAGGTGATAATAAACCTGATATTAGGGTTTGCAATTACATTTGCAACGATCTTTTCAAGACCGAGGTTCTCTGTCTTACAGGAACCGCACATTGCAGCACCTGCATCACAGACGGCCTGTTCATCAAGATGTGAACCGACAGTTACCACAACAACAGGACTTTCCGCATCACCAGCGTGATAATCACCCTGGATCTTTGGCCATCCTGAAGCAGGAGATTTCTTGTCAGCCATCTTAAATGCCTCCCATCAGAAATACCGGTACAAGTACAAGAACAAGTGAAATGATAAGACCCACACCAAAACCAACTCCTCCGGAAGTCATAATACTTGACTCGAGTTTGTTGGTTCTGGCAAGTACCTGAGCCTTGAATTCAATATCTTCCATCATGTCCTTAATTGCCGCCATTCTGATTGTTGCCGGACCTGAATTTTCTTCATCTGACATTTATATCACCCCATTAAAAGGAAGCCCAGCAGGGCAAATGACACGATCAGACCGATCATGAGTCCTTCAACCTTACCTGAATAGACACCCGCTGCAAAGCGGTTGCGGTATCCAATGTCTGTGACCATCATCTGGATTGTCTTGAGTCTTGCATGAATGAGAGCAAGCTCTGCGGTCATTGGTGTCTCTACGCCACCTTCTCCGCCGGCTGCACCGCCATCATCTTCCTTGACTTCAAGGACAATAGGTTCACCATCAAATGCGCCCGGATCTCTGGCTGTAAGCTCATCGATCTTGGCTTTGATTGCACCCATGTCTTCAGATTCCATGATGTCAACCATCTCAATCTGGTCACGGAAGCGCTGGATAGACTCATCAGTGAGGTTTTCAATGAAAGGAATAGCACCTTTTGCACCGACAATCTTTCCGCCTTCAAGACCGTTTGCATGAAGAGCGTGGAGACACTGACCGGAAAGGTGACCCTTAACCTCAGTACCGCAGGTAACCATGAACCTTATGTTCGGGTTTGCAACCACATTTGCAACGATCTTCTCAAGACCGAGGTTCTCTGTCTTACAGGAACCACATATTGCAGCGCCTGCGTCACAGATACCCTGCTCATCAAGGTGTGATCCAACAGTAACTACAGCTACAGGGCTTTCTGCGTTGCCTGCATGATAGTCACCCTGGATTTTTGGCCATCCGGATGCCGGAGCTCTTTTATCTGCCATTTTTTTTCACCTCAGAGCAATGCAAGTGCAACCACACCTGCAATAAATAATCCAACTGCTATACCGTACCACATTGCAGTCACACCACCGGCATAGATAAGGGACTTTTCCCTGTTCGGGAAAGACGAAAGGAATGAACCTTCTCCGGAGAGCATGTTAACCACATCATCTGTGATCTTCTCAAGTCTCTCAACCTCATCAATAACCGGTCCGAGTGATGCGCCTGCGGTAGTCACAAGACCTATAATGGGGTCCGCAACAAGACCATATTCAGGGAGAACTTGTACGTATCCCATTTTCAGGCCTCCTTCTTCTCACGAATAGGCTGTGCATCAAGCCACATGAATGCATCACGCTTTGAAAGGACAAGATACTGGTTGTATGTATAAACCCATCCGATTACGGAAACGATAAATGAAACAACTGCTGCCGTCATTGAGATGAATGCAAAAGACATAATTGACACAGCAATCATGCTTAAAAATCCACACTCCGCTGCAAGCATAAGTGTCCTGTCCTGTGATTCATTAGGTCCGAGACATGCATTGAATGCATGCTGAACTGCAATACCACCGAGCATGAATATTACTGCAATGACTCCTCCGCCAATTACAGATGCCTGATAGTCAGGGACTGCAACACCGAAGAATTCCTTTGAGCCTGTGATAAGATCTGCAAAGACAAAACTTCCGCCAGCCATTGCTGAAAGGCCAAGAACTGTGATAGCACCGACAATACAGAGTTCGGCGAGTGATACAACCATCACAGGAATATTCATATTCACAATATTATTTGCAATGTATCCGAGAACTGCACCAAGAATTGCTGCAACTATTACACATCCGACAGGGATGATAAGCGGAGATGATACAAATCCCATTGCGCTCAGTTTTGTACTGAGTACCATTGCTATTACACCTGAACCAAGTGCAATCATACCTGCTGAAGGGACACCAGTACCAAGACCATAACTGCAAAGGTGCTTGATAGTGTCTGTACCCCACCATAGTGCAAGTACTGCTGCGATTCCGCCAAAGAATGAAAACATCTCTGTTCCGGCCATCTGATTCAGGTATGTAAGATAAAGACAGACTACTGCACCGACAAGACCGATCATCATGACCTTGTTGTGCGGCATTCCACCTTCACTGGCTGTAATTTCTACTGACATACTTCATACCTCACATTACTGCTACCAGAATTGCCAGAAGACCACAGACTGCTGAAGCAACTGCGCATCCAATGACTGCACGCGGGAATCTCTTAAACTTAGGGTCATGAGGACCTTCGATTGTACCTGTAATATTGTATGCTGCAATTACAGCATTTACAAGGAACATACCGATTGCAAAAACTCCTGCCATACTTACTGCGAGCGGAAGAATCTGCTCAGCAGGCGCATTGAGCGCAGTTGGAAGGAATTCCTCATAGACTGCGAGAAGTTCGAGATAGATGAGTGTTCCGCCAAGACCACCGAGAGCACCGCCGATGACACCACCGACGTATGAAATGAACGGAAGACCGTGTCCTTCAG
The sequence above is a segment of the Methanoplanus limicola DSM 2279 genome. Coding sequences within it:
- the mtrH gene encoding tetrahydromethanopterin S-methyltransferase subunit H, whose amino-acid sequence is MFKFEKEQTVHDFNGTKIGGQPGEYPRVLGASIFYNKHETVIDDEKGIIDKDRAEALWNRCLELSDITGVPHFIQIISETSEAFESYFSWFDSVDNKTAFLMDSSNPPALAHACEYVTEVGLADRAIYNSINGSIGPENIEALKNSDVNAAIVLAFNPGDPTVRGREAVLAEGGVAGQEKSMLQIAEECGITRPILDTAATPLGIGSGGSFREILACKAIHGLPTGGAYHNMTVSWTWLKRWRKNVLAEQYVGKDLLMEQMSHHHFGGFEGIRQTAWAAPDIGCNIMAATLGADLIMYGPIENCEGASTAIAFSDIVLAEAAKEFGLEPQVDTHPLFHLV
- the mtrA gene encoding tetrahydromethanopterin S-methyltransferase subunit A, coding for MADKKSPASGWPKIQGDYHAGDAESPVVVVTVGSHLDEQAVCDAGAAMCGSCKTENLGLEKIVANVIANPNIRFIITCGTEVKGHLSGQCLIALHANGLEGGKIVGAKGAIPFIENLTDEGVQRFREQVEIVDIMESEDMGTIKAKIEELKGRDPGAFDGDPIVIEVKEDGAGGDGALAATANPQFLEVESRLNEIEKRLEFADAEIAQRVGRKVGRDIGILYGLVAGLIVFMMLLVLLPKLMAMI
- a CDS encoding tetrahydromethanopterin S-methyltransferase subunit F; the encoded protein is MSDEENSGPATIRMAAIKDMMEDIEFKAQVLARTNKLESSIMTSGGVGFGVGLIISLVLVLVPVFLMGGI
- the mtrA gene encoding tetrahydromethanopterin S-methyltransferase subunit A — its product is MADKRAPASGWPKIQGDYHAGNAESPVAVVTVGSHLDEQGICDAGAAICGSCKTENLGLEKIVANVVANPNIRFMVTCGTEVKGHLSGQCLHALHANGLEGGKIVGAKGAIPFIENLTDESIQRFRDQIEMVDIMESEDMGAIKAKIDELTARDPGAFDGEPIVLEVKEDDGGAAGGEGGVETPMTAELALIHARLKTIQMMVTDIGYRNRFAAGVYSGKVEGLMIGLIVSFALLGFLLMG
- the mtrB gene encoding tetrahydromethanopterin S-methyltransferase subunit MtrB; this encodes MGYVQVLPEYGLVADPIIGLVTTAGASLGPVIDEVERLEKITDDVVNMLSGEGSFLSSFPNREKSLIYAGGVTAMWYGIAVGLFIAGVVALALL
- the mtrC gene encoding tetrahydromethanopterin S-methyltransferase subunit MtrC, with amino-acid sequence MSVEITASEGGMPHNKVMMIGLVGAVVCLYLTYLNQMAGTEMFSFFGGIAAVLALWWGTDTIKHLCSYGLGTGVPSAGMIALGSGVIAMVLSTKLSAMGFVSSPLIIPVGCVIVAAILGAVLGYIANNIVNMNIPVMVVSLAELCIVGAITVLGLSAMAGGSFVFADLITGSKEFFGVAVPDYQASVIGGGVIAVIFMLGGIAVQHAFNACLGPNESQDRTLMLAAECGFLSMIAVSIMSFAFISMTAAVVSFIVSVIGWVYTYNQYLVLSKRDAFMWLDAQPIREKKEA